In Lolium perenne isolate Kyuss_39 chromosome 5, Kyuss_2.0, whole genome shotgun sequence, the sequence GTTGGTGGTTTTAAATATTATGTTTCATTCATTGATGCCTTTAGCAAGTTTACATGGATTTACCTTTTGCGTGCTAAATCTGAAGTTGAGCAAGTCTTTATTCGCTTCCAAGCACATGTTGAGCGCCTACTCAATCTTAAAATTCTTTGTGTTCAGTCGGATTGGGGTGGCGAATACCAACGCCTCCATCAATATCTCCAAACTAGTGGCATTTCACATCATGTGTCCTATCCATATACCCACCAACAGAACGGTGCTGCCGAGCATAAACATAGACATATCGTTGAAACATGACTTTCACTTCTTGCCCATTCGTGTATGCCTGTTCGGTTTTGGGATGAGGCCTTTTTAACCGCTACTTTCCTCATTAATCGTCTTCCTACACATGTTATTGACAATGCCTCTCCCATGGAACGCCTTTTTCAATCTAAACCAGATTACACGATGCTTAAGTTCTTTGGTTGCGCTTGTTGGCCCCATCTCCGacccatgaacaacataaagcttgcttTTCGCTCCAAAGAgtgtgtctttgttggttatagtTCACATCATAAAGGCTATAAGTTCCTCGACGTCTCTACTGGACGCACCTACATCTCACGTGACGTCGTATTTGATGAATCCGTTTTTCCCTTTGCACGCAAATACCATGTTTCTCTTGACACATCTGAGTATGTTCCACCATCATATGTCCACCTTCTTGCACCCACTGAGCCCCACAATCCACCCATACCTGCCCATAGTGGAAGTACTAATGGATCTAATGATCTTGTGGCCGATGAGCACGCCATTTCCTTTGATCCCTCTGCAGGAACACGCACGGATTCCACGTCGTCGTCCTCACGTTGCATGGAGCATACAACAGACGCGGAGATCGAGGACGCTTCCGCCGTCGCCAGCCCCGGGCATGCATCACGAGAAAGCTCTCCTGCGGCTCGTTCTGGTTCTTCTGGGCCGGCCTCGTCGCCTGGCGGCCCATCTTCGTCGCCTGATGGCCCATCTTCGTCGCCTGCTGGCTCTCCGTCGCACGTTGCTCGCTCGACCGATGCTGCAGCATCCGCTGAGGCTGTTCTGCCTCGGCCGCACACCAGGTCTCGCTCTGGAATTCAGAAGAAATTGGTCCGTACTGACGGTACTGTTTCCTACACCTGTCAAGCTGTTCCTGCTGAGCCTGTTAATTATGTTGAAGCTGCTCGGTTTGCTCCCTGGTGAGATGCAATGGATGCAGAGATGGCAGCTCTGCACCGGAATGGCACCTGGCGCCCTTGTTCCGCTTCGCTCTGGTCTGAATGTCATTGACAACAGATGGGTATACAAACTGAAACACAATGCCGATGGCTCTGTTGATCGCTACAAGGCCCGTCTGGTCGCCAAGGGCTTCAAACAACGTGAAGGTATTGATTACGATGATACGTTTAGCCCTGTGATCAAGCATACCACCATTCGGATTCTCCTCACATTGGCCGTGTCTAATCGTTGGTGCATGCGACAGTTGATGTTCAAAATGCATTCTTGCATGGTGTGCTTTCTGAAGACGTTTACATGTCTCAGCCTCCTGGTTATGTTGATTCGCGCTATTCTCGCTATCTTTGCAAACTGCAGAagtcactttatggtctcaaacaggccccccGCGCATGGTTTTCTCGCCTCAGCGGTCGGTTGCTTGCTCTTGGTTTCCGTGCCTCAGCTGCTGATGTGTCTCTGTTTATATTTCGGAAAGGGGGCCTGAGCATGTATTTCCTCATATATGTTGATGACATAATTGGTATTATCTCATCTTCTGCAGTTGTTGATCGTCTTCTTGCTCAGCTTCGTCGAGACTTTGCGATCAAGGACCTTGGAGTGCTCCAttatttcttggcattgaggtcaGTTCTGTTGCTGATGGTATTGCTCTTTGTCAGCGCAAGTATATTCTTGATTTGCTGAAGAAAGCTAATATGACGATGGCCAAGCCTTGCACCACTCCTATGGCGGTTACTGACAGGCTCTCTAAGACCTCCGGTACTCTACTTTCCTCCACTGATGCAACACAATACCGCAGTATAGTTGGAGCATTGCAGTATGTCACCTTGACACGACCAGATATTTCTTACAGTGTTAACAAGGTTTGTCAGTTTTTGCACTCGCCCACTGATTCGCATTGGACAGCTGTCAAACGGATCCTTCGGTATCTTCAGGGTACAGTAACTCATGGATTGATATTACGGCAGTCTTCGTACTTGCTTCTCAGCGCTTTCTCTGACGCTGATTGGGCGGGTTGTCCTGATGATAGGCGGTCTACTGGAGGTCATGCAGTATTCTTTGGAGGTAATTTGGTTTCTTGGAACTCTCAGAAACAGCCTACTGTTTCACGGTCTAGCACCGAGGCAGAGTATAAGTCGGTTGCCAATGCCACTGCAGAACTTATGTGGATTCAGGCGTTGCTTCGAGAGCTTGGTCTCTTTTTGCATCGACCACCTTCTTTGTGGTGTGATAACATTGGCGCTACTTACCTCTCAGTTAATCCGGTGTTTCATGCTCGCACTAAGCACATTGAAATCGATTATCATTTTGTGCGCGAGCAGGTGGCTAAGAAGGCACTTGAGGTTCGTCATATATCAACTCATGATCAGCTAGCAGATGTTCTTACCAAGCCATCAGTGAGTTTGAGCACTTTCGCAGCGATCTCAATGTACTCCCTACGTTTCGATCGAGGGGGGATGTTAACGTATGTGTTAGCTAGGATATGGCTTGGCATAACCGGTATATAAGTTTGTTAGTCTGTTAGCTGTTAGCAATAGATAGCTATGAGTTGTTATAACCGATTGGGATCTATCTCATGTAATCTTGCCCAGCACGGCTGTGGCTAATATATATATGACGAGGTGCCGATGGATTCAACCATCATGGCCTAAACCAATCTCTCCCTCTCTGTGAAAGTTTACAGTCCCTCCCCCTACTTGCGGCCATGCTGATGCCGCACCAGATGAAAACGGCACTGCCACCGTTCGTGTCGTTCCACGCCGTTGCGCCGACGCCCCGCAGCTGCAGCCGCGGCCGGCACCCCTGGCCGTGGCGCTAGGCTCCCCATCCGCGCACAGTGGGCAGGACGAGAACATGGCCACCATCTGGATCAGCAACCTCCGGTACTAGATGAAGGAGAACTACCTCAACACTCCACAACTGCTTCAGCTACACCGGCAGATCCACGGCAGTTAGATATTTTTAAGATGGGGACTAGGTCGATCCGCGATGGACAAGGAGCTTGTGAAATTTCCTGTCTTGGTCGCGCCTCAGTAGCCACGGCAAGGTTTGCAGCCGTAAGCTGCATCTGATGTTGT encodes:
- the LOC139831395 gene encoding uncharacterized protein — protein: MSSSSSTLAMPSISSIVTVRLTHENHLMWKAQFLAYLRQHQLLGIVNGREKAPPATVTIQSAEGRAASQVANADYTTWYTKDQAILGGILATVSEDILPHVMVATSAAQPLHADEVIAYILSGLGAEYESLVAALNVKVDLTLNDVYSYLLCFEHRQETYTTTDLQIGSNSSANFVGSGRQQGGGNAGQGDGNQGGYIQGGQGGRNCGGWRPGYQGGGGYQGGRNGGRRGNGGGGSNGGQHPIYQLRGKIGHVVVKCHKRFDCSFHGEEEQPSANIAGTNAGGYQAGYQVDPNWYSDTGATNHITSDLDRLSFRELYHGNDNVQVGNRAGYKFLDVSTGRTYISRDVVFDESVFPFARKYHVSLDTSEYVPPSYVHLLAPTEPHNPPIPAHSGSTNGSNDLVADEHAISFDPSAGTRTDSTSSSSRCMEHTTDAEIEDASAVASPGHASRESSPAARSGSSGPASSPGGPSSSPDGPSSSPAGSPSHVARSTDAAASAEAVLPRPHTRSRSGIQKKLVRTDGTVSYTCQAVPAEPVNYVEAARWVYKLKHNADGSVDRYKARLVAKGFKQREVDVQNAFLHGVLSEDVYMSQPPGYVDSRYSRYLCKLQKSLYGLKQAPRAWFSRLSGRLLALGFRASAADVSLFIFRKGGLSMYFLIYVDDIIGIISSSAVVDRLLAQLRRDFAIKDLGRKYILDLLKKANMTMAKPCTTPMAVTDRLSKTSGTLLSSTDATQYRSIVGALQYVTLTRPDISYSVNKSSYLLLSAFSDADWAGCPDDRRSTGGHAVFFGVNPVFHARTKHIEIDYHFVREQVAKKALEVRHISTHDQLADVLTKPSFTVPPPTCGHADAAPDENGTATVRVVPRRCADAPQLQPRPAPLAVALGSPSAHSGQDENMATIWISNLRY